The genome window GCATTATGGTGCGCTCCGGCGAGGGGAATAAATTGCTTTTTTGCCGCGGGGTGaatcaatttcttttcttgccTACCGTTGCATTAATATCCCGCTTGTCTCCGTTTTCATTTCTGTCGCGATATCGTCGAACGTACGCGGATCTCTTACCCAACTGACGCCCTCCCCCCTTCTTCCCATCCCTCGTTTTTCAACCACTCAGCCTGTTCACGTGAATTCGACATCCACTCTGATCGTTACAGGTTGGTAAATTCAGGACGAAAGAGGATCGCGCGGACGCGGAGCTCAGGCAACTGCTCGGAAGCGATATCTCCGACGTCGAGAGTATTCACGGTACCCTACCTTGGAGGAGACAGAGGAAAGACGGTGAGTTTCCTTTCTACTGTTGCTtgcctttcttcttctccctcttcttcttcttcttcgagctcgttcgttctttcttttctttttttaccgCCTAACCCatgtccttttttttttttatttggtagaaTTGTATTTGCTTGCTGGGAATTCTTTCCATGTTTCTAACTTGTAATCATGCTGAATGTCGAAAGAATAATcggagttttttttttttaataagttaCTTGcattttatgaattattgaACGAACCCTCCACGCGAAGGTTTAGTTTCGCGATGTTAGTTACAGAAGCTCCATTttcaaaaatgtaatttttgcaAAAGGTAGATGCCTACGTACACACCGTTCCATAACTCGGtggatatttattaattttaggaGCAATGTTTATTtggataaacgttatacaaGATGTTACATACATTACCATTTAGTAACCAACTTAATAATTCGTTTAACTTAGTAGCCTAAATTGCAGGACCCTTGTGGCCTCGAACCGAATGCCGAAGACATTATGTAGTCATCTATCTTAAACATATGACGTCCTGGAAAACCATTCACGCATCCGCTTCTGGTTAAATCGCGGATCATCCACGTTTGTGAATAGGGCTCGTATTCGTAGCTTCCTGTGCCATTTCCGGCGTTAAAACCGACCTATACGTAGGGTACAgtggttaattaattttaaccgattaattataaaatacaaacttTTACActttatcatatatatatatatacccgACAATAAATCTATCTTTAGATAATAAGCAATTATGTTCttgaataaataacgaaatttttataCCAAAGGATAACAGAAGATTCGTCTAATGTATCAATATTAGTATTTAGTGCAGTATTAAAAAGCGAAACgtgtataaaaattgatacGAATGAACTTACGAATGCCGAGACTCCACCTTCTCCATTCACAGTATCACCACCAGCTTCCGTGTGGCTGGTCCATTGAATATTcagataattaaatatcacgTAAGTGTTCACTTCGTCTGTGGCCAAAACCATTTGGAACGTATTCGTTTTGTACAGGGAATTATCGATACCACCGACGAACGACACATTTTTCCATGTTACTACGATTGCGTGTTTAGGTTCGAAGGCTTCGGCTCCAATCATTCCTTCGCGAATATCCCATTTGAGACGTTCGCGCATTTCCACGCCAAATTGATCTCTTCTgctttgcaaattttcttccaCTCTAAAATTCATTATCGTAATCGATTCCCACGctatttaatgtattatttaacaatttttgtaatttttacccTACCTAAAGTATACGCCAGGTCTCCTCTGGTCTATGTCGGTTCGTCGAATTTCTCCTATGCGACATTTACTGAAAAATATTCCTATAAAACGAGGATCGTTCTCCTTTGGCCAATTTCTGACCGGAAACACGAGAGGGTAAGTATAATGCAGCGGAGGATCGGTAAATTCTAAGTAACCATTTACTGATACCTGTAACGTGCGATGTATTTTTTAGACGGACACTCggcgatttattaatattggcAGGTTAGGTTAGCTACTAATCGCTGATACTTTGATAAGGAGATGGCAAAGAGCAACGTACTCTGGTGTAATTGAATCTGAGCCCGAAGAATggtaattgaaaattgaaattcttgtGTACTTGTGACATCGAAGCTTCGATTTCCCTTTGATAATCGCCATCGTCATAGCTACCACCCCTGTCGACGTACCAATACATGAATTTTGAGCGAATTTCTTTCAGTCTAGTCTccgttaaaatataatttagaacTGAATCGTCCGGATGAGGCGCGTATCTGTCTGCTTCCGATAAATCTGTAAGGGTACACGAGTTCCGATATTTTGCTATCGATATTTGATGCCACGTACGATAATCCCAAACATTTGGATCgtttaatagtttaattaataattttatacgaaaacGAAAATACTGCTACTAGCTTTTGTAGATTTTCTGTTAATATCGCTATTATGTCTTTAGAAACAAAAGTCAACGAACGACGTGTGTCTGTATGGATCATAACGAGATCATGTACATTAAGTCAATTGTAATAGTAGAAAAAAGGGAATAATTTTAGTTCAGATATCAGAAATATATGTGGAAGGAAGATTGAAAAATCGTGTTACGAAACTGACAACGATACGATCCAATGATTCATCCGATAAAACAGATAAGATTTGAttctttaattgaattaaGTAGCAAAATTACATATAGTACATCTATCAATCGAGTATTATACCTCTAAGAGGAAAATGTGTCTGGGTTACGTGCAACTTTTCTTCGCGGCAAAATTctcttaaaattttgaagacaTCCTGTCTTGAtttattttctcatattttttacacaaattaaaaaaaaataaatagcgGTCACGCCCATTGGTATCGAGACATTTACCGTATCTCGTAtactttccattttttcttccGGCCATTTTATCAGAGAAGCCATCGGAAAGTGTGATTTCATTGtcagatttatttttttggTCAGAATTGTTAACGGCATTGAACGAAACTTCTTCTAACCCCTTCTTCGTTTCGTCCTTGTCATCGTGATTACCTCCATCTTCGTTCACATCCACTTGTCCGGATAAACTTTGCTTTCTTATCGGAGATATCTGTCCGGTATACTTATTACTTTCGGCGATCGATTTCTTATTATCCATAGATTGGGTCTCATCCAGCCCGAACGCATTCTCGATCGATTGATTCTCAGTTTGCGCTGATATCTGACTGCTCAGTAGAAGGAAGAGACAGCAGAAAACGATCGACTTTGGAAAAGCAAAAACACCGATACAAAATTCGTTTCGCATTTTTAGAAGAAGTAGATTGCACCGATTTGTCTAATTTACTAAAAGAGACTGAGCCTGAACTCAGGTAACGACTAGTAATAACGGAACTGATATCAGTAATATTGCGATAAAGCGCGTTTATCTTTTTGCTACAAGTGGATAAGGTAAGGTTGAAActcgaacgatcgaaacgaaCGAGGTCGCcagtttctttattatttgcCGATTCACTCGGAAtgtcttttttcttgttttttttttgcgtagtgttgttatttaattatttaattgaaaatcacAAAGTTATTATGCAAGatgtttattgtatttttggaACGATGTGTTACTTGCGAAATAAATGTGTTTCACGATACTCATTTTTAAAGTGTggtaaaaatgattaattttgtaacataaatgcattttacaataaaaaaaatataatagcaGGCGTAGGAGATACTACGTGAAAAATAACGTAAAAATAGAGAAGAGAATATTGCTTGCTAATTGGATTCTCTACAAAATGAGATAACagaattatagaatatatttctCAAATACCATGTAATTTATTGATCTAAAATTGCACAAAACCCaattttgattaatatttattaaaacaccGAATACAAGAAATTATCAGGCTTCAAATGTATTGATCTATACATGCGTTGTATAAGTGTACTTAAACAATACAGTCTggcattttctttctcttggcATCTTAATTCTCATCTTCTATATTGCAATGAAGGTTTTACAAAagtcttaaaaatatatttgtttacttTTTTCCTATTGCAATTGTATCTTGTATACCAGTATTTTTACAAACGTTCGTGAAGGaactatactatatattttatgttgcaCAGTATTCTAAACATTTTCGATTAATAGCACgtactaaaaaagaaaaaactacGAAATACTTAAATTGGAGGATACAGAAAAATATCCCtatagttttattttcaagtaataacattttatgatCCGCGTAAGTGATTTGAGTGTAATATTGCGGAGACGGACGCTCGATCGTTAAACCGAAACATTATTCAGAgcattttatttgtaataaaataatctgtTCCGACTGATATGTAGTATTTTTCAGTATTACAAAAACCATACAGATTGTCTTAAGAAAAAGTTCTTTGAAAAGTACATTGAAAGTCCGCagttaataattgataaaacgATTGATACGCGTATTACTGTTATTGATGTAATATACTATAACGATAAAATGTAAGAAACAAGCacagaaagacaaagaaaaagatgttCTACAGGAAAACTCCTGCAATTTCTGTTACTATATCATTCGACAAAGATGGACAGTGTGCTAAATAACGTAGTATCACGCGAAATATTTGCTCGATTCGTTCTTCCATCGGACATCAAAGCGCAATTTGCAACATAAATCCGTTTTCTGCGTGTCGCATCGTTCATCGATCGAAACATTCTAATATCCTGCCACCGACAAGTTTCATATTTCTACATTACGCGACGTCTGGCTCCGCGATACCGTAGAATACAGAACGGGGCAATAGAACGAAATAATACCGTCGCTTGTTGTGTTCGATCGAAGAGCAGAAATCACTGCTacgttttcatatttcttcttttttttttccccctctGTTCTTTCATCGAGCCCCATGGAACAAGCTACTAATTTCATTTGCATGTACGATAGAGAAATTTATTACGCTCGTGTGTGACTCGCACTATCATACAAGCTCGTTACGCCTTCGATGGCGAATTAATGGCGTTGAAAAGCGATGGAGGtggaaaaaaatgtaaaattaaacgaatggTATTGCGCTTACGGGTTTTATGGTAGTAATTGCGGATAAATAAAGTACATTTTATCTACGGAGTTAATTCTCTCTCGgtactttataatttcaaagttTCCTGCGATTAACGATTAATCATTTCATTGCTTAATCGATGTGATGCAAAGCAGAAAATATAGGAGGAATTAATTCGTTTGAGATAGAGCAAGCAAGTCTGTTTAATTTGTACGACATTAAAGAATATCCACACGTGGAAGACATAGtcgatggaaataaaatataaatataatttacgaatatatttcgaaatacTTCGAAATCATAAATTAATTCACGAATTCCATAAGC of Bombus fervidus isolate BK054 chromosome 1, iyBomFerv1, whole genome shotgun sequence contains these proteins:
- the LOC139985365 gene encoding protein mesh isoform X1, which codes for MRNEFCIGVFAFPKSIVFCCLFLLLSSQISAQTENQSIENAFGLDETQSMDNKKSIAESNKYTGQISPIRKQSLSGQVDVNEDGGNHDDKDETKKGLEEVSFNAVNNSDQKNKSDNEITLSDGFSDKMAGRKNGKYTRYDLSEADRYAPHPDDSVLNYILTETRLKEIRSKFMYWYVDRGGSYDDGDYQREIEASMSQVHKNFNFQLPFFGLRFNYTRVSVNGYLEFTDPPLHYTYPLVFPVRNWPKENDPRFIGIFFSKCRIGEIRRTDIDQRRPGVYFRVEENLQSRRDQFGVEMRERLKWDIREGMIGAEAFEPKHAIVVTWKNVSFVGGIDNSLYKTNTFQMVLATDEVNTYVIFNYLNIQWTSHTEAGGDTVNGEGGVSAFVGFNAGNGTGSYEYEPYSQTWMIRDLTRSGCVNGFPGRHMFKIDDYIMSSAFGSRPQGSCNLGY
- the LOC139985365 gene encoding protein mesh isoform X2, which translates into the protein MRNEFCIGVFAFPKSIVFCCLFLLLSSQISAQTENQSIENAFGLDETQSMDNKKSIAESNKYTGQISPIRKQSLSGQVDVNEDGDLSEADRYAPHPDDSVLNYILTETRLKEIRSKFMYWYVDRGGSYDDGDYQREIEASMSQVHKNFNFQLPFFGLRFNYTRVSVNGYLEFTDPPLHYTYPLVFPVRNWPKENDPRFIGIFFSKCRIGEIRRTDIDQRRPGVYFRVEENLQSRRDQFGVEMRERLKWDIREGMIGAEAFEPKHAIVVTWKNVSFVGGIDNSLYKTNTFQMVLATDEVNTYVIFNYLNIQWTSHTEAGGDTVNGEGGVSAFVGFNAGNGTGSYEYEPYSQTWMIRDLTRSGCVNGFPGRHMFKIDDYIMSSAFGSRPQGSCNLGY